In Pyricularia oryzae 70-15 chromosome 2, whole genome shotgun sequence, one genomic interval encodes:
- a CDS encoding 3-beta-hydroxysteroid-Delta(8),Delta(7)-isomerase, whose amino-acid sequence MVQGASQRNATSKLAIALVTEYFPLYPLPHTCQNHYQLCTSLSILTKLSWPSPNMSNFTSTLHPYYPLGIAIPDYKANTISTREIFAIFATACSGALLLALFFIRAVRPQISTGELSRALWFMLCGSIHLVLEGHFALNHVAGSNAVLSQLWKEYSLSDSRYLTRDAFMVCMETITAFAWGPLSFLLVYLIATAHPAQHFVQTVVSLGQLYGDVLYYATFFHEELLRGIEFSRPEGYYFYGYMVLMNAFWIVIPGLLLAQSGLATVQAFARAGKMAKRD is encoded by the exons ATGGTTCAGGGAGCTTCGCAAAGAAACGCTACCAGCAAGCTTGCAATAGCTCTCGTGACTGAATACTTCCCTCTTTATCCGCTGCCTCACACTTGCCAAAATCATTATCAACTTTGTACAAGCTTGAGCATACTAACTAAGTTGTCTTGGCCATCGCCCAACATGTCCAACTTTACTTCCACACTCCACCCTTACTATCCGCTCGGCATCGCCATTCCAGACTACAAGGCCAACACCATTTCGACGCGGGAAATCTTTGCTATTTTCGCCACCGCTTGTTCGGGAGCCTTGCTGCTAGCATTATTCTTCATCCGGGCCGTGCGACCCCAAATATCGACCGGCGAACTGTCCAGAGCGTTATGGTTCATGCTATGCGGAAGCATCCATCTAGTGCTTGAAG GACACTTTGCTCTCAACCACGTCGCCGGCAGCAACGCCGTGCTCTCCCAGCTCTGGAAAGAATACTCCCTCTCCGACTCGCGCTACCTGACCCGGGACGCCTTCATGGTGTGCATGGAGACCATCACGGCCTTTGCGTGGGGCCCGCTCTCGTTCCTGCTGGTGTACCTGATCGCCACCGCGCACCCGGCCCAGCACTTTGTGCAGACGGTCGTCAGCCTCGGCCAGCTGTACGGCGACGTGCTGTACTACGCCACCTTTTTTCACGAGGAGCTGCTCCGCGGCATCGAGTTCTCCCGGCCCGAGGGCTACTACTTTTACGGCTACATGGTCCTGATGAACGCGTTTTGGATCGTGATCCCGGGCCTGCTCCTGGCGCAATCGGGTTTGGCGACGGTGCAGGCCTTTGCGAGGGCGGGCAAGATGGCCAAGAGGGACTAA